A DNA window from Xyrauchen texanus isolate HMW12.3.18 chromosome 6, RBS_HiC_50CHRs, whole genome shotgun sequence contains the following coding sequences:
- the LOC127645467 gene encoding protein crumbs homolog 1-like, giving the protein MTEIMSRASTSLWIILLLRAGVSSKENTNGCDMNPCMNGGVCKNEDGNYKCHCSREIQNGPLYGGPNCTVVLLGCELHMCQNGGTCYPYFSKGSHRYSCICPEGFIGTKCQTSTTFSFEKSGFMQIQTNLTNAFEFLNITLSFRTLQAAATLLQCQVEDQLLTLELVDGQLRHTWQRAQDTKVILVEVQLTVSDGQWHTVKASLQNSMLQLNLKDPSCPGNTCNMEVHIERAEPELGSGLSELTVIQNIYIGGIGEQETASNFLGCIRDMWLDSQVVLPGSGQRAPIKQLNVKQGCSDEDRCKENPCQNRGRCVKTGWRSFSCECHRPYEGEHCLDEYFTARFGNEDLESYAMFIVEDTPGDSITVSMFVRTRRQQGLLLVLSNSTSQYLRVWLEAGKVKVQINNFESLLGMEMVSDGQFHLITVLVEPEYLTLFQSAKSQGCIPTRSVLVQTGDLVYVGGLSDRRASLAFGGYFKGCIQDLRLNTRRLQFYPISVPVSSYRLESLVEVTHGCTGDDSCSNNPCLNGGVCYSMWDDFTCSCPPNTAGQHCEEVKWCALSPCPSTAICQAHSQGFECVANVSLGSDSPIITYRGNGKIRRYLSNISIQFRTRQQNATLLHAKRDSQFITISIQDGHLLLELQGEKETSFAIARSLALVSDGQWHRADCSMDIPALETSRWKMALDERWDKPTISLFASKDLDFLREDVDIFLGGLGSDFEGNFAGCLGLVEIGGLTLPYYSDTEMNMPRPQEEQFLRTSGIPHFGCWGSNVCEPDPCQNGGVCEDLFNHFNCKCQSDWDGQMCEVSVNSCTSNPCVHGTCRVVSGGYECLCDVGYTGLRCEFEVDICAHHKCSNGGICLRGLKRYACLCPRNTTGPYCRERVPELPWYIDRFPYPKLPVSICGNEKWKYNCFNGGNCSSVVDTCNCLPGFTGQWCEMEVDECASDPCLNGGFCRNLINRFQCVCEISFAGDHCQIDVSDFYIYVFLLLWQNIFQLLSYLILRLDDEPEIEWNAANDD; this is encoded by the exons ATGACTGAAATCATGTCAAGAGCGAGCACATCTCTCTGGATCATTCTTTTGCTACGTGCAG GAGTTTCCAGTAAAGAGAATACTAATGGCTGTGATATGAACCCGTGCATGAATGGTGGAGTGTGCAAGAACGAGGATGGAAATTACAAATGTCACTGTTCCCGAGAGATCCAAAATGGTCCCCTCTATGGAGGGCCAAACTGCACGGTAGTCCTTCTGGGTTGTGAACTTCACATGTGCCAGAATGGTGGCACATGCTATCCATACTTTAGTAAAGGAAGCCATAGATACAGCTGTATCTGCCCTGAGGGTTTCATTGGAACAAAGTGCCAGACGTCCACAACCTTCTCGTTTGAGAAGAGTGGCTTTATGCAGATCCAGACCAACCTCACAAATGCTTTCGAATTCTTGAATATCACTCTGAGTTTTCGCACATTACAGGCAGCAGCTACACTTCTCCAATGCCAAGTTGAAGATCAGCTTCTCACGCTGGAGTTAGTGGATGGGCAACTACGCCATACATGGCAGAGAGCCCAGGACACTAAAGTGATTCTAGTGGAGGTCCAGTTGACAGTTTCTGATGGGCAGTGGCACACAGTGAAGGCCTCATTGCAAAACAGCATGCTTCAATTGAATCTTAAAGACCCATCTTGCCCTGGGAACACTTGTAACATGGAAGTTCACATAGAGAGAGCAGAACCCGAACTGGGTTCAGGTCTGTCTGAATTGACTGTGATCCAGAACATCTACATTGGTGGAATAGGAGAGCAAGAGACTGCTTCAAACTTTCTGGGATGTATTCGAGATATGTGGCTGGATTCACAAGTGGTATTGCCTGGATCAGGGCAGAGGGCTCCGATTAAGCAGTTAAATGTGAAACAGGGATGCAGTGATGAGGACAGATGCAAAGAAAACCCATGCCAGAACAGAGGCCGATGTGTCAAGACTGGATGGAGGAGTTTCAGCTGCGAATGTCATCGACCTTATGAGGGTGAACACTGTTTAGATG AGTATTTCACAGCAAGGTTTGGAAATGAAGATCTGGAGAGCTACGCTATGTTCATTGTGGAAGACACCCCAGGTGACAGTATTACGGTGTCCATGTTTGTGCGTACACGCCGACAGCAGGGGCTGCTCCTGGTCCTCTCCAACAGTACCAGTCAATATCTTCGTGTCTGGCTTGAGGCTGGAAAGGTCAAAGTTCAAATCAACAACTttgaaagcctgcttggaatgGAAATGGTCAGCGATGGCCAGTTTCATCTCATAACCGTGCTTGTGGAACCAGAATACCTAACACTGTTTCAGTCTGCTAAGAGCCAAGGTTGCATTCCCACCCGCAGTGTCCTGGTCCAGACTGGAGATCTAGTATATGTGGGGGGCTTATCTGACCGGCGTGCATCACTGGCCTTCGGGGGATACTTCAAGGGCTGTATCCAAGACCTGCGTTTAAATACCAGACGCCTGCAGTTCTACCCCATCAGTGTCCCGGTTAGCTCCTACAGGCTCGAGAGCTTGGTGGAAGTCACACATGGGTGTACTGGCGATGACTCTTGCAGT AACAATCCGTGTTTGAATGGAGGTGTGTGCTACTCCATGTGGGATGACTTCACCTGCAGCTGCCCACCCAATACAGCAGGACAGCACTGTGAGGAAGTCAAGTGGTGTGCGCTGTCTCCATGTCCCTCCACGGCCATATGTCAAGCACACAGTCAGGGTTTTGAAT GTGTGGCCAATGTGAGCCTTGGCAGTGACAGTCCCATAATCACCTATCGTGGCAATGGAAAAATACGGCGATACCTCAGCAACATTTCAATACAGTTCCGAACCAGGCAGCAAAATGCTACTCTATTGCATGCCAAGCGAGATTCACAGTTCATTACCATTTCAATCCAGGATGGACACCTGCTTTTAGAGCTGCAGGGAGAAAAAGAGACCTCCTTCGCAATTGCACGAAGCCTAGCCCTGGTTAGTGATGGCCAGTGGCACAGAGCAGACTGCAGCATGGACATCCCAGCTCTAGAGACATCCAGATGGAAAATGGCTTTGGATGAACGCTGGGACAAGCCCACAATCTCCTTATTTGCCTCAAAAGATCTGGATTTCCTGCGAGAAGATGTGGACATCTTCTTGGGGGGTTTAGGGTCAGATTTTGAAGGTAACTTTGCTGGATGTCTTGGTTTAGTTGAAATTGGAGGTCTTACATTGCCATATTACAGTGACACAGAGATGAACATGCCCAGACCCCAGGAAGAACAGTTTCTACGAACATCTGGCATTCCTCACTTTGGCTGTTGGGGATCCAATGTTTGCGAGCCTGACCCCTGCCAGAATGGGGGAGTTTGTGAGGATCTGTTCAACCATTTCAATTGCAAATGCCAATCTGATTGGGATGGCCAAATGTGTGAGGTTAGTGTCAACTCTTGCACATCCAACCCCTGTGTTCATGGAACCTGCAGAGTGGTCTCAGGAGGATATGAGTGCTTATGTGATGTAGGATATACCGGCCTACGCTGTGAATTTGAGGTGGACATATGCGCCCACCACAAGTGCAGTAATGGTGGGATATGCCTCAGAGGTCTGAAACGCTATGCATGCCTCTGTCCAAGAAACACAACAGGACCTTACTGCAG AGAGAGGGTCCCAGAACTTCCATGGTATATCGACAGGTTTCC ATACCCAAAACTTCCAGTGTCCATCTGTGGAAATGAGAAATGGAAGTATAATTGCTTCAATGGTGGGAATTGCTCCTCTGTGGTGGACACATGTAACTGTCTACCTGGATTCACTGGACAATG GTGTGAGATGGAGGTGGACGAATGTGCATCTGACCCCTGCCTTAATGGAGGCTTCTGTCGTAACCTGATCAACAggttccagtgtgtgtgtgagattagcTTTGCAGGTGATCACTGTCAGATTGATGTCAGTGACTTCTACATCTATGTATTTCTGCTGCTGTGGCAGAACATCTTCCAGCTGTTGTCATATCTCATCCTGCGTTTAGATGATGAACCAGagattgaatggaatgcagccaATGATGACTAG